The following are encoded in a window of Deltaproteobacteria bacterium genomic DNA:
- a CDS encoding tripartite tricarboxylate transporter substrate binding protein gives MMRRYCLAVLAAVFVVVAATQGSFAADAEKYPNKPVTWLINASPGGGFDLHSRAVARVMRKKLGVNIIIRNVPGAGGIISWNLLSAAKPDGYTIGIVNLPGAIVSQLFKDVQYKLREFSWIGRISAGQYVWAAGKQYNLKTLEDFQKAKEVLITESGYGTTGWVTAALTAATMKFKPKFIMGYGGAPASNMAIVRGEGHARGLGLDSPGQMAFVKDGSLVPTWVYLEKRDPRHPDVPTVGELGFPQLSVLAASRVVAAPPKMPKDRMAVLIKAFREAIEDPETQAAFKGMKAKTLPVYGDDWLSVMQTQFELIQANAEVFKKALK, from the coding sequence ATGATGCGCCGATACTGTTTGGCCGTGTTGGCGGCGGTGTTTGTCGTTGTGGCGGCCACGCAAGGTTCGTTCGCGGCGGACGCAGAAAAGTACCCGAACAAGCCGGTTACCTGGCTGATCAACGCCTCCCCGGGCGGTGGGTTCGACCTGCACAGTCGAGCGGTGGCCCGCGTCATGAGGAAAAAGCTCGGCGTCAACATCATCATCAGGAACGTGCCGGGTGCGGGGGGCATCATCTCGTGGAACCTGCTGTCCGCCGCCAAGCCGGACGGCTACACCATCGGCATCGTCAATCTGCCGGGGGCCATCGTCAGCCAGTTGTTCAAGGACGTGCAATACAAGTTGAGGGAGTTCAGTTGGATCGGCCGCATCTCCGCGGGTCAGTACGTCTGGGCGGCGGGAAAACAGTACAATCTCAAGACGCTCGAGGATTTCCAGAAAGCCAAGGAGGTGCTGATCACCGAGTCGGGTTACGGCACCACCGGCTGGGTCACCGCCGCGCTGACGGCCGCGACCATGAAGTTCAAGCCCAAATTCATCATGGGTTACGGCGGCGCTCCAGCCTCGAACATGGCCATCGTCCGCGGTGAGGGGCACGCCCGCGGCCTGGGGCTGGACTCTCCGGGTCAGATGGCCTTCGTCAAGGACGGGTCGCTTGTGCCCACCTGGGTCTATCTCGAGAAACGCGACCCCCGGCACCCGGACGTGCCCACCGTGGGCGAGCTCGGCTTCCCGCAACTGAGCGTGCTGGCGGCCAGCCGGGTGGTGGCCGCGCCTCCGAAGATGCCCAAGGACCGCATGGCGGTGCTCATCAAGGCTTTCCGTGAGGCCATCGAGGATCCCGAGACTCAGGCGGCGTTCAAGGGCATGAAAGCCAAGACGCTGCCCGTTTACGGCGACGACTGGCTGTCCGTGATGCAGACCCAGTTCGAACTGATCCAGGCCAACGCGGAAGTCTTCAAGAAGGCCCTCAAGTAG
- a CDS encoding TRAP transporter substrate-binding protein: MMSNLRLSLSCSAVVFAACLLVSAPLAAQPVTMKIGHATTKGAYDNWADTFKAGLAERVGDRIKVEVYPLSQLGAIPAMVQGVQLGTIEMVMTPPAFLSGVDPRFGVLSAPGIFEDLMHGFRTVHDPAFKKAYWSIGDAKGLKMVSMTCDAPTDYATSTPIRKLSDFEGRKLRVFGSKLEIETMRRLGAAGVPMPLSEVVPAIQQKTIDGNKAGITIFVPFKYQRIAKYVLTPGEGLICSGRFVSKVWFDKLAPDLQKAILDQALATDPLNQKWTLGFVDRMYKIWVKAGGELAELSAEDQAELRRRLSTVGDDVLKDRPAVLETYRVMKEAANRTRGG; this comes from the coding sequence ATGATGTCGAACCTGCGTCTGAGTCTCTCTTGTTCCGCCGTGGTTTTCGCGGCTTGTCTGCTGGTTTCCGCGCCCCTCGCCGCGCAACCCGTCACCATGAAGATCGGGCATGCGACCACCAAGGGCGCGTACGACAACTGGGCCGACACCTTCAAGGCCGGCCTCGCCGAGCGGGTCGGCGACCGCATCAAGGTGGAGGTCTATCCGCTGAGCCAGCTCGGGGCCATACCGGCCATGGTGCAGGGCGTTCAGCTTGGCACCATCGAGATGGTGATGACGCCGCCGGCGTTCCTGTCCGGCGTGGATCCGCGCTTCGGGGTGCTGTCGGCTCCCGGCATCTTCGAGGATCTCATGCACGGCTTCCGCACCGTGCACGATCCCGCGTTCAAGAAGGCGTACTGGTCCATCGGCGACGCCAAGGGCCTCAAGATGGTCAGCATGACCTGTGACGCGCCCACGGACTACGCCACCTCCACGCCGATCCGCAAGCTCTCGGACTTCGAGGGCCGCAAGCTCCGGGTCTTCGGCAGCAAGCTGGAGATCGAGACCATGCGCCGGCTCGGCGCGGCGGGCGTGCCCATGCCGCTCTCCGAGGTGGTGCCGGCCATCCAGCAGAAGACCATCGACGGCAACAAGGCGGGCATCACCATCTTCGTGCCCTTCAAGTACCAGCGCATCGCCAAGTACGTGCTGACGCCCGGCGAGGGGCTGATCTGCAGCGGCCGCTTCGTGAGCAAGGTGTGGTTCGACAAGCTGGCCCCCGACCTCCAGAAGGCGATCCTGGACCAGGCGCTGGCCACCGATCCGCTCAACCAGAAGTGGACCCTCGGGTTCGTCGACCGGATGTACAAGATCTGGGTCAAGGCCGGCGGCGAGCTGGCGGAGCTGTCGGCAGAGGACCAGGCGGAGTTGCGGCGGCGGCTTTCCACCGTGGGCGACGACGTGCTGAAGGACCGTCCGGCGGTGCTGGAGACCTACCGCGTCATGAAGGAGGCGGCCAACCGGACCCGCGGCGGCTGA
- a CDS encoding carbon monoxide dehydrogenase subunit G: MKIEGSYQFKAPRERIWEILQDPQIMAQCMPGCEGMEEVGPDEFEATVKVGIAAVKGNYKAKVAIKDRQPPSHYVLSGSGSGGPGFMQGDLVIDLEDNGDAGTTLRYCTDAKIGGLIAGVGQRMLGGVGKMMVNQFFKKMEGFV, encoded by the coding sequence ATGAAGATCGAAGGCAGCTATCAGTTCAAGGCCCCGCGCGAGCGCATCTGGGAGATCCTGCAAGACCCGCAGATCATGGCGCAGTGCATGCCCGGGTGCGAAGGCATGGAGGAGGTCGGGCCGGACGAATTCGAGGCCACGGTGAAGGTAGGCATCGCGGCGGTGAAGGGCAACTACAAGGCCAAGGTCGCCATCAAGGACCGGCAGCCGCCAAGCCACTATGTCCTGAGCGGGTCGGGGTCCGGCGGTCCCGGGTTCATGCAAGGAGATCTGGTCATCGATCTGGAGGACAACGGTGACGCGGGCACCACGCTGCGCTACTGCACCGACGCCAAGATCGGCGGCCTCATCGCCGGCGTGGGCCAGCGCATGCTCGGGGGCGTGGGCAAGATGATGGTGAACCAGTTCTTCAAGAAGATGGAGGGTTTCGTCTAA